From Phaenicophaeus curvirostris isolate KB17595 chromosome 2, BPBGC_Pcur_1.0, whole genome shotgun sequence:
ttgctggctcatgtcacgCTTCTCATCAAACAAGCACCATGAAGTCCTTCTCaacagggctgttctcaatcacatcatcctgcatcctgtactgaaattggggattgccccgcCCCAGGTGTATGTTGTATTGTAATGTATTTGTGATATATTTGGGTTGTAATGGGTTCTGTACTgtattgtattttgcattttattttaatttgtgttgtaTTGTAGGGCATGGTATGGTATTTAGGGTTTGGTGCTTTGTACGGTGTAGTGCGGTGTTTTATATGGTATGTATGGAAATGTTTACTATGGTATGTTGTCTATTGTATGGTATGGTTTGATAGAATATTTTGCATGGTATGGTAATTACAATGGTATGGTATGGATTTTGAAGCCAGTATGGTGTGTTTTGTATTGTGTGTATGGTACCTTTTGGATGCTATGGTTTCTACTGTGTGGCATGGCTGGTTTTCTgtggttggtaggaatggtATGCTAAggcatttctgtcatctgtatggTCTGCAATGGTATTGCATTTTGTGCTGCGTGCATGGTACGGCATGGGGTACGGCATGGGGTACGGCATGGCATTGCGTGGCATGTGTTGTGATGCATTTTGCAGGTTGTGTGATGCACAAGCAGGTTGTGCTTATGATATGGGATGGGATGCTGTGGTGTGGTATGCTATACTATGctatggcatggcatggcatggtagctagaaagctgcctcgAGGAGAagcacctgggggtgttggttgatggcaactgaacatgagccagcagtgtgcccaggtggccaagaaggccaatggcatcttggcttgtatcggaaacggtgtgaccagcaggtccagggaggttattctgctcTTGTACTCAACACTGGAGAGGCTGCAccctgaatcctgtgttcagttctgggcccctcaccccaagaaggatgttgaggctctggagcgagtccagagaagagcaacgaagctggtgaaggggctggagaacaggccttatgaggagcggctgagagagctggggttttttagcctgcaggaggctgaggggagacctcattgctccatCTAaggacctgaaaggaggttatggggAGGACGGAGCTGGCCCAGAGCGGTACCGCCCGCTAGGAAGGGGaaggcgccgccgccccgcctcccgccccgcgtgggccccgccccctccccgccccgcgtTGCgatggcggcgggcggcgggcggtTCTTTTGCACGGcgggcagggggctggagcccTTCTTGGAGCGGGAGGTGCGGGCGCGGCTCGGCGCCTCCGAGGTGAGGGCCGGgcggggaggagaaggggaggggagggaagggaggagaggcgGGTGGCCGGCGCAGGGGTGGGACGTGTCCCCTCGGCCCCCGCGGGGTCGGGGGCGGCGCTGCCTCCCCCGCGACGGGGCCAGAaggggccggggggaggcgAGAGGGAGCGAGGGAGGCGAGAGGGGACCGGCTGGGGCGAAGGGGGGGCCCGCGCTGGAGGGGCGGCTGCTCGCCCCGAGCGTGCTGGGTGGGTTGAATTTGGGAGATGACAGGTCGCCGTCGGCTTTGAGGATCAAGTTTAGCCGTGGTTCTAACCGAGAAAAGACGCagcttccccccagccccctgtgccTTGACCGGTTTTGAGGTTTTGCAGCGAATTGGCCTCTGTATTCCTCGTGCGTCCCTCGTCACAGCTGGGTCAGGAGAACTACCCCCAGGCGTGAGTTCAGGCTTCAGACCTTGCAGGACCGAAGTCAGCTCGATGAATAGGGAAGAgatatttcctttcagaaagaacaaactggTGAACTTTAGTCTGAGCTTAATCGATGCGCGTCTTTGATTCTTGGGAAGTGTCCCCTGTCTCTAATCCTGGACCCAGAGGGgccagggtggagaagggccaggggaggaggggggaccCGGGGTTGAGGGGCTGCTGCTCGCCCCAAATGTGCGTTTGTTTGGGGTGGCCagctgcacatcttcctgccacgATCGGAGCTTgtgtttccctggaggtggtcagcGTCCCTGGAAAGGtcttcttcagcacagaggcaaagctgGCTGAGCTGAGGGAGCTCCGGTCTGGAGAGCGGCTGTTCCTGCGGCTCCACAAACAGCCCCCGCTCCCCGTTTCTAGGGAGAAAGGTAAGGCTGGCACCAGCTCCTTCTCTCGGGTGTACTTGGAATCGTGAACCCCGGTGGGAGTCATACAATCATAAAACAAtatgggctggaagggaccttaaagatcatctagttccaacccccatgccctgagcagggacatcccactagatcaggctgcccaaggccccatccagcctggccttgaacacctccagggatggaggactTGATTCTGAGCTGAATCAATGTGTGTCTTTGATTCTTGGAAAGTATCCCACGTCTCTAATCCTGGACCAAGTGCTTTCTGGGGAGGATGGCATGGTTGGCTGgccctctgtccctgggaatgGTCCAGTTTTTTTAGAGCTGCTGAATTCTTCTGCAGAATACAATCCTTGCACAATTTCATCCtggttctgcagagcttctAATCAGAGGGATGCCTTGGTCTCTGCTGGTGGCATGTGTGGATACTGAGAGCTCAGTTGTGCCTGTGATGGCAgtgatgcctgctgctgtggttcctggattcacacacaaacaaaatttgaacaccgtctgttaacagctgttctcaatctgtaggaaaatcaaattctgaGACTGTAGTACTTAAgctgaaactactttttcttccagggaagATGCTGCATGAGATTAAAAGCCTTGTCACTGAGGAACCAAAGTCTTGGCTGGATGTAATCTCTACTTGGAGGAACCTTCGTGGGtgcgaggggaaaaaagatgtgcTTCCAGAAAACAGGTTGCCTctcaagagaaaatcagaagaagagacaaatattgtaactaaaaggcagaaagcagaacaagtgAGAGAGCCTGAGGAATGtcaggcagaagatggagagagtTATATGGTACCTGAGAGAAAGAGCGACCAGAACTGTGGGACTGAAAGCCAGGCTTCCTTAGAAGacctttccaaaagcagcaaagaggaagctgttgcaaatgaggaatttggcttcagtttcagagtttcttgtCGCTGTAGTGGAGCAATTGCCAAAATACTTACTTCGCAGGTATGCTCaagtatctctgttttaaagtaatttaccaaaggggaagggagatgtGTAGTTTCGTTTGtcatttcagttgtgttgtatgttttagaataataaactgctggaggtttttctgtattttctcaaccAAGCCCTTaatctgcatttgttttaaataagtagaaatGCTAGGGTTGCTGTTAATTTCTGGGCTCTGTTACCCTGAGTATTTTTCAAATCAGTGCCTTTTATTGAGGATAAGTTGAGGTACTTGGGCTTGTGGAGCTTGAGAAGTGATCTGATACTAGCTTACAGCTACTTAAAAGGGCCCTTGCAAGGACTGTGGAGCGAAACTCCTCTCAGTTGTGGCAGAGGGTGTAAAAGAAAGGCACAGGCCAGAACTTGCGGGTCGGTGGGCTCTGACTGGGTATTGGGGAGTGTTTGTTCCCTAGGAGGGCAGTGCAGGCCTGGGAGGTGTCACAGGGAGTGGATCTTGGCCCTGGGAGAGAGTAGTGGCGTAGAGGACTTCCAGGGGCCCTTTCCATCTAGCACTGATCCCATCTGTAATAACTTTCtgctgtgaggggaaaaaaaataaacaaagctctGTGTAGTTTCAATTTCTGTAGATTTCTCTTACTTGAAGACAGCAGTGGtttaactagattttttttttttttcttgctgaagcTAGGAACGTGGGCAGGTGGGACGCGTGAGCCTGCCAACATGAATGTTTGCTTAAATTTGTGTCATGTTTCAACTCTTGCACTCTGAAAGTAGTGAGAGCTTTCTAGATGCCATAGAAGCATTAAAATTGTGAGTAGCAGTTGCGTGTTTGGAGATTTCCTCCTGGGTGATCTAGTTTATGtccatcagaaatatttttagtgcatGTTCTATAATTCCAAAAGTGATGACAGCTTTTATTGTAGCTTGGGCGGGACTTAAACTTCAGCCTCTCACACTCCAGCTAAGCGATAATCCCTTTGTCCTTTGGTGTGTTTGCTCTACTCCCTGTGTCCTGTTGTCCGTTTTTGGGGCTTTGTAGGAATTAATCTCATAGGGATAAAGAGAGGCCCGTTCTTTTGGCAGGTACTTGAGGATTGTGCAGTTGAGGCTGAAATGGgtagtttttttaaatctgttggTTTTACTGCCCGTGTCTGTTCTTCCCCCTTGCAGGAGATCGGAAGAGCCGTTGGCATAGCTCTCATGAAGCAGTTTGGGTGGCGGGCTGATCTGCGGAACCCTGATCTAGAGGTAGTAGTGCTTGTCTGCTAGATGGCTTCTTGCTTCTTCCAGAATTGCTCGCaatatctttcattttgttctttgctcCCTTTGCACATGGGATGGTggcctctctctgtctttctgctgctgaatttaGAAATCATTGGGTAGCACTGAGCTAAAGTTTTCAGTAGACACTGTGTGAGTGCCTTCCCGAGCACTTAAATACTGGAATGGCCAGCATGGCCCCCCTCTGAGGGGAAGGATCCATGCAGGTGATGGTTCAGGATCTGGCCTGCTTGCAAAGTGCTGAACTCTGTGTTGAAAGCAGAGGTCCCCTGAGCTGTTGAGCAGGTAGTTTAGCCTCTACAGGGGAAGAGAGTGAGCGGGGAGGTTGTGTTCTTGAAGAACTTGAGAATGCCATTGATGGAAGAGCCTCCTCCCAGGGCTCGTCCCTCAAAGTAGCCTGCTTTAGGCATCCTCCATGGTGCAGGCTGTGTGGAGATCTTGGAAAGGTTTCATTGCCCTTGGCaagctgtttcttcatttctgtgcttggcctgtggaagctgctctcagcaCCGGTGCTGGGAGGTCTGAAACCATCTCTAAAAGCTCTGAGCTCATCTACTAGCTCTGTTTTTTATCGGCTGTGCATCAAATACGGCCTTGTTGAGCCTGAAGTGGGGCTTTTGTTCCTGTCCAGATTTTTGCTATGAAACCATTTAAGTGCTGAGCACTGAGATACTTCAAAAGCATCATGGCTCTCTTAGGGCTCCATGGGGAGGGACTACAGTCATGCCAAATCTGTTGGGGAGCTCACTTGTCTTTTAAGATGCTTTCTGTAGGACAGGAGggcattttcttcagctgcctATACTTCTGTAAGGATTACTCAGTTTTGCCTCCATCTGAAATGCCCCAAAAAATAAGCGTGTGTGTGGGAATAGCTGAGCGCTGGGATGCTCTCTTCAAGGAGGTATTCTGATAATTTAGTGTGCTTTCTTCCAATTAATCTAATTGTCCAAAgtgtatatttttgttcttaaaactaGGATAAGAAGTTTGTAGAAACATCTTCTGTGTCTGGTTTAAATGAGTTAAAGCTATTGATGTGTCAGATGGAGAgtttcaaatgtaatttttttcccctctttcaggtcTTTGTCCATCTTAATGACATTCACTCTGTGGTGGGGATTCCCCTTTTCAGGTGGGCGTCCTCCTCATCAGATTTGTTTTGTCAGTATCAGAACAGGCATAATTTCTAAATAGTCTTGCATTTGACTGTGAGCGTTTATCTTCTGGTTTGATATTCACTGGACTGTCGTGTTAGTCTTGTGTTCTGTGTGGAGCTTATCTGCGCTTGTAGGCCAGACTTTGTGATGAGTTATGGATA
This genomic window contains:
- the LOC138718353 gene encoding THUMP domain-containing protein 2-like, which encodes MAAGGGRFFCTAGRGLEPFLEREVRARLGASEVVSVPGKVFFSTEAKLAELRELRSGERLFLRLHKQPPLPVSREKGKMLHEIKSLVTEEPKSWLDVISTWRNLRGCEGKKDVLPENRLPLKRKSEEETNIVTKRQKAEQVREPEECQAEDGESYMVPERKSDQNCGTESQASLEDLSKSSKEEAVANEEFGFSFRVSCRCSGAIAKILTSQEIGRAVGIALMKQFGWRADLRNPDLEVFVHLNDIHSVVGIPLFRLPLANRQYIKTAGLRSTVAWAMASLAEIRAGAFVLDPMCGLGTILLEAAKEWPEACYWGADLSDSQLEGADENLRTAGLMDKIELLKASVKALPSESFDAVIADIPFGKKFKITKVFQLLPDILQEMERVLRVGGTIVLLLSQDLHKRIDGVAKHAKSDSPIVFADGAREAAIAKALNVDGNASSSVNGVEEASVSSRQTRFGSLVPDGVYGVSLGKTDAFIHKYRKICTAGNR